CTCCCCAAACTTGCTGGCAGAGGTTGAAACAATGGAAGTGTCTGCCTGTTACGTAGAATCATTATCTGCATTTGCCGAGGAACTCAATGAAGATCAGTCTGAGCAAGTGCTGCCTCTTGCTGCTGCTCCTTATGGCATAATTGATGAAGAAACTTGGACTTCCATTGAAGAATCAACTGAAGGGTGCCTTACAGAAACACAGGATAACCTTGCTCCTTTAGCATTTGATAATGAAAAGCTTGAAACTAGTGAAGAGGATGATGATGAAGTTGGACAGGAGTATACAAACCTTAAAGTTCAGGATATTTCCAGTGTGGGATCAAGATTAGTTGAGGGAAATGATATGAATCAACAATCATACACGACAGACTGTGACATTAATCAAGAATTACGGAACCCACAAACAACGTGGCAAAATGCTACAACAGAGGATAAGTATTGTACAATCACTTTGGATAGAAAACACGAAGACGTATTCAGCACCCATCCAATATCTATTCCTCGGGACGATGAAAATTCAAAGTCAAAACATAGTAGGGAGTCCAGATGCTCTAACCATGGTGAATCAAGTTATGAAAGTGCTGAAGCAGGCCCAAAAGAGAGAGTTTTAACATTCTGTAATGAAAATGATCCAATAGGGTTAGGTATGCCGATTCTAAGCACAGAGGTTGGTGAAAGTACTGGGCATCATGTCGCTGAACCTTTTCAAGAGCCGATTGAGGAAGAAAGCACAATGCCAATGGAATCTCATGACAATATTACTTGTTACGAATCAAAACATAGCCTGACTTCTGAATTTGAATATCTATTAAAGGGAGACGTAAGTACTAATCATGGGTCAAATATAATGGGCGACAGCACAATTTACGCAATAGGTAACTATTTGCTTACTGCTGAGACAGTCAAAGACCAACATGCCTATAGCAAACATTGTGATGAATACACTAATTATGCTCCTCTTGCTTCTTCTGAGGAGCTTGTTGAAGATTATGCTGATGCTTTCAATGAAGAAAGAGGCATGGAAATAAAGACCGAGATGGGACCTGATGTGAAATTTGAAAGTTCAATCTCTTCTCAACCCCATCTACAATTGGATGAATCATGCAAGGAGATTTCCAATGCTCTTGTTAGTTTTGACTATGATCGTTCTTTTGGAGTTGAAGGTGAACTTGAAAGATCTGTGCCACTAGCTTCTGAAATTTACATTCCAATTAGTCAACCATCCAGTGGGATGTACAGTTCCATACAGGTTGACTGTTCATCTGACGTGTCCGACATGGCAAGTTCTTCTGAAATGGGGACTTCCGTGTTGCTGCAATCTCCCGACAAAATTGCTGACACGGGCTTTGGTAACGAGAGAATGGTGCCTGCAGCACTGCTCTCATTTAGAGGCAGCATTATTTTTGAGGCAGAATCTATTGAAGTTACTTCATTGTCTACGGTGCCCCCAACTGCAACAGAACAGGAAAATGTTGATGATGGTGATGCTAATGATGGCGAGCATGTTGATGATAACTGTGATGTCGCAGATGACGATGAAGACAGTTCTGTGTCGttcctttattcactctctgagacCTCTATCACTGCAGGAATTGATGAATCCTTCGCATTTCAAGATACAACTTCAGAATCTTCTGCTTCTGCATCTCTTGAGGGAGAGGATGAAAGAATTGCTACAGAACACTATGTTCTGTTCTCTGGAGTTACTGAAGTACAGATTGAAGGACCAAAGGATGAATCCATAGACTCTGGGAGCGACAGTGAGATGGAAATGTCTTCATCAGTCTCCTCATCAGACTCTGGAGCATGTGAGGCCTATTGTGCTACAACTATGACATGTAGCATTACATCCTTACAGGCTGAGAAATCCAACTTTGTTGATGATGAAGAAGAGCCACCTAGTGCTGAAATGGAAACACAAAAGAATTGGGGGAAGGAACCTGCGTACACAGCCATTGACAGTAAAGGTAAAACACAATTGCTTGTGGAAGTCACACAGCAACAAGCTTCAGCATGCATTACAGCTCCTCAGGAAGCCACTGTACAAACTGATACATTGCCGGATGATGAATGCATTCCACAGCTCTCTCCCAGTGTCCCAGATGAGCATCAGCAAACATCATTGGTTGGGTCTACAAAAGACAGCCCAGGAAGTATTTCGGAGATGATGCTGGAGATTGACGAGAATGAGCCATGTTCAGTTGATTcggacagtgaagatctgtcatcgGGATTGTCAGCCTTTGAAGAAATGACTCGTGAACTGGCACCATGTGAAATGCATTCTCCAGAGCTCGAATCTCTTCCCACCTTTGGTCAAGTACAGTCAGATATCTGCGATGAAACAATGACAACCAAGGAACTCCCACCAACAGAATCCAATTCCAGTCTTGCTTTCCAACTGGAAAATGCTCACCCTACTAAAGATGTCAATAGAAATGAACTTGACTTTGAATTGGCTTCTAATTTACCGGAAGGTATGAATAAATTTGATGATTACTGCTATCAAATTGCTGGTGCCTGGTCAAAAGATGGTGAGCGCAAAGGACCCAGTTCTGAAATGCCATTGAATTTGCCTGTTGATCTGGGCAGTGATCCTGATGTGCCAAATATCAGTTCGAGTGAATCAAATTCTGAAAGCAACAACTCTGTCTTGCTCTCACAACAATCATGTGATGCTGGTCAGTATGCCAGTGGGAAAGCTACAGATTCCACCAACGTCAGTGACCATGTCGGTGAAGATTTGGTGTTAGCCTGTGAGAAAACCGACAATCCGTGTACTTGTGTTGACCTAACACTTGAAGACACTGAAAAATCTCCCTGCATCAGTCCTTTCCAATCTGATTCAGCCAATATAAACACTACTGGGTCATTCGTCTTTGGATCACAAATTGTAGATATTCATGGTGACGATCTCCGATCACTGACTCCTTGTTCCAATTTAGCTCCCTCTGAGGACAATATTGTCAAAGAGCATTGGGACTCTTTTTACACACAAGAGTTCCAGGAGGTGTTACCTAGTGGACCAGCTGTGGGATATAAAAATGTTATTGCTTTGGGTTTCAGGGACATGCCATTGCCTGATCATGGAACCAGCATTGAGAGCTTAGATGAAAACATTGAGGCAAATGAGgatgaatctctctctctttctggtacAGAGCATTCCAAAACAAGTACTGGACTCAATAACCTTTCAGATTTAACAAGTCCTGAACAGGTAGttggggcaccaaaaagaaaccttGAAGAAATTAATTTGGCGAAACAACATAATGAACCCCTCAACATTGAACAGGAGATAATGAACATAGTTCCGGTGAACACTTCAATGAAGGCGGTGTCGCCATGTGAAGAGCTGCAAGTTTTTACAGGTAACTCAATACCTGTATCATTGAGGAGTTGTTCATCCTCGGAAACCGAAGATTATGACATGAGCAGTGAATCTGATTTGTCTGAACACATGGCTCCTGTTAATGATCCTGAATTAACAAATGCCTTTGAAATTTCTAAACCTACCTGTGAAACCGATCGGTCTCTACTACAAGTGAGTGCTCAACAGGACGTGGCCTCATTGGATGATACTGTAAGGGACAGGCCTTCGGGTTCATCTCCGCAGCTGATCAGCAGGACTGAATCGAGTTACTCTGAACCATTGCTGGATAAACCAAATCAAGAATTTGAAAGCCAACAAATTGAAGGTGGAACAAGAGATAGGGTTGACCCCATTGCCATCCAAGACCATCTCAAAGTTGGACCAGAAGTTAGCGTTGATCAAACTAACTTATCAGGTTCCCAGTTAAGTTCAAACTCTTTTTCAAGAAATGAAGAACTGCAGTGCACCATCTCCTTATCACAGGAATGCTTTGATGCGATGAGGTTTCTGGCTGCTCGGACTGAAAATGCTGTTAGCCAACTTAAGGTCCTGGACTCCATTTCAGAAGCTGGAACTTCCTCTTTAACACATTCAGAAGTTCAACTTGAAGAGGATGATGATCAGAATGAACCTTCAGGTACACTAACGGAAGATGCTGATTGGAAAGTGGAATCTTCTGATACGCTGCAAGACAACGATGCTGGTAAGTTAAAGGATTTAGACACAACACAGAAAGGGAGTACTGGACAAGCAGAGCCCTTAGATAGCTTACCAGACAATGAGAGCAACCAATTGGATCTTTTAAAATTATCACCAAGGAATATTGATAAATTCTTAAATCAGAGGCCAGAAGAGGGGAGTAATCAGTTGAAGCTCTCTTGCGGTAAATCAGAAGATTATTCTGTTTGTTCAAGGGTGGTAGACACAATATTCAGAGATGACTGTAGGAAATTGGAGGCGTCAAATGCATTACTGGAAGATCATTCTTTTAAATCAGAGATCCTCGATACGGTGGTTGAAGATTTTGGTGGACAGTTGGAACTTGCAAATATCCACCCAGATTATGTTAGTAAATTGGGAAATGATAATAGTCAAGTAAATATTTCTCCCACATTACCAGAAAATGATGCTTGTAAATCTACTGTCCTAGACTTTGCAGCTGCATATTTGGGCGACCAAGTGGAAGTCTCCAATGTTCTGGCAGAAGATAGTTCCTTTAAAACAAACACCATAAATACAATGGCAGAAGGTGCTTCAGAAGGTGGGGATGTAGATCAATCAGCCATTTTGGGCATCACCACAGAGTGTACATTTCCTACATTAGTGGCCATGGACAATCTACAAGGGGATTATGATGATCAATTGAAACTCTCCAACAGCCAACCAGGAGATAATGCTGACCAATTAGAGGTTGCTAAAACAATGCTAGAAGATGGCAGTCGGGTAGACATTTCTGATACTTTACAAGATGGACATGTTTGTAAGTCTGAAGCCACTGACATGAAAATAGGGCAAGTCAGTGAACAAGCAGGGCTCTTGAGCATCGACAAATTAGAAGTTCTCGACACAATGCATGATGGTACAGTTGAAGTAATTTTACCCGAAGATAATGATTACAAAGCAGCGGTTGTAGACATGGCTGTAGGTTCTGATAGACCAGTGGAACACTACCATATCCTACCTGGAGAGAAAACTGATGAGATTGAAGATGTGGATGCTCTGCCAATGGAGGACGTTAGTCATGGGATTGTCCGTAGCATCCTACTAGAAGATGACACCAGCAAATTGGAAGATGTGGATACTCTGCCAATAGTGGAGGATAGTCAAATGAAGATCTATGACATTCCATCAAGAGATATTGCTTGTAAGTCAGAGTTTAATGACACCGTGATCTATCAAGACAAACTGATAGATGAATCACAGATCAGTGATGCTGCTGAATGCTCAGACATCCTTCTAAAAAAGCCTACTTGGACACCAGAGATTTCAGGAGATGATGGTTCCCAGCTGGAGAAGTTTGGGAGTCTGTTGCAACATGACTCTAGTGAATTTTCAGATATATTACCCAGAGCAGAGGCTTGTAAAGCCGAGGTCATTGACACACCAGGAGATGGCAAGGATCAAACCGCCATTTCTGATGTTCTGTTCAGTGAAACGCCTTATGATTTAGAGATCATAGACATTACATCAGAAGAAGATTGTGACGACCTTATTGATGATGACTATGAAGACGACAAGTTCACAGATGTGTCACAAAGTAGTGATACAGGTATATTAAATATGTCCCTGCCACAGAATTTTACTGGTGAAGTAGAGTTTACCAACAGCTCATCGGAAGGTAATGTTTGTAAACTTGAGATAGTTGATTCAATGTTAAGGGATAGTGCATCCGACAATGCTGTAAATGATTCACAAGTTACCGATAGTATGAAATTAAATATCATTGATTCGACACTAGGAAATAATATGAACACTATAGTGAACTTGGATAAGAGCCAAGGAGATAATGATGGTCAAATAAGTTATTTTAGCCTTCCACCAGGAGGTGATGCTCTGACATTAGGTGCAGAGATAACGTCAGCGAATGATGGTGGAAAAATGGAACTCCCTGACACCCCATTGAGAGAGGATGCTTCCCAATTGAAGATCGTAAATCTAGCATCAGGAGTGGAAGGAGGCCAGGCCAATATTTCAAATATTCCACAAGCCAGTAATGCTGATGGACTAAATCTTGACTCTGTCACAAGTATTGACTCCTGTCATAGTGAGCTCTCTGAAATGTCCCCAGGGCAGAGCATTGGACCAAAGGAGGATTTAAGCTTTgaacaaataaaaaacaataaTCAAACTGAACTCCCAAACCCAGCTCTAACGGTCAGTGATCACAAAGAGGAAATTTGTGGAACTGCGTCAAAATCTCTTTATTGTAATCCGGAGATCTCCGATTCTGCAAGAGGATTGAACTCTTCTACTTTGGTATTGTCACAGTCTGCACAACGATTAACCAGTGAGTGTCTTACGGCTTCTAGAAGCTCTTCTGACATTTCAGAATTCTTCGAACAAGAAACTACTGCTGATCACATAATGACCACTGGTGACACTCAACAAAATAAGACTTTTGTGACACCAGATGGATCAGACTTTGAAAAGGGGAACGCAGGCAATAGAAGGAACTATGTTTCAGTTGAGAAACCAAATTCAGAAGTAGAGGAGGTTTCTGAGATTATGCCACTCTCTAATGTTTCAGAATTTGCACCAGAAGCTGAACTTGAAATTTCCAATAATGTGCCCGATAACTCAACATCAGGTGGTTCCAGGTCAGAAGGTGTTGAGATCTGTGGCCACCCAGTCTGCTCCTCAGAGCTGGTTTGGATAGCTTCGTCCAGCCCTTCTGTATGTCAGATAGCACAACATAACATTCAGGACTGCAAGGCTGATGAGGTTACTTTAAAATGCATGGTGGTACAGGGGGAGATGTCAATGAAGGCGCCTACAGAATTAGGCAAGGTAGGCAAAGGTCCACCTAGTCATAGGTTGGATTCATGTCAACTCCATGAGTCTGAAGGATTGAATTGGCCATGTACCCATATCATTCCTGGTTTAGAAATAGACTCTTACTGCAGTCCAGATATAAACCAAACTGTACCTGACGCTTTTGTGGTTCCACCGAATAGTGAACAACTATATTCGGACAAAAAAGACAACCGTGCATCATTGGAGACCTCCTCACAAGATAAAAAAGCTCTTTGCCTAGTGGGTAGTGATGGAGAGGAAAATGTTGACATTTATCAGCATGCTTCCCTTGATGTGAGTGGTAACAACACGCAGGATAAAATATTGGGTAATTTACATCATTCAGAACAACTCTCCACCAGTGGTCATTCACTGGCCGAGACACCAGCATTCGACACATTACTTGATATGTCTCGTAGTCCTCAAGACCGACCTCCTCCATGTCCTTGTGCCACATTGAGTAATATTCCTTCTGCATTTCCAGTGACAGAGTTTGGTCTTGCTCCTGAACCCATCTGTTCCGTTTTAGACCATTCCTCCCCAGATAAAGGACCCGCCACAACCTCTCCTGCACTGGCTAACAACTGTTTTTCTGCTGTGTCATCCTCCTTATCATGTAAACTGACTTTTGGACATCAGGATCAGGAAACGTGCTCAATGCATGCTGCTATGGCTGCCAGTCCACGAGGTGGAAATAAAAGTCATGAAGAGTTTAAGCTGTCCGAAGCCATGGACATGGACAAGAAATCAACAGGTAACGAGTTTCTATTCTGTAAAAACGTGAATGAAAATTAATTTATGTGGATTTTTATGGATTAACTATCGAACactgcaatgtgggattgttccctTCTTATTCCCCCACTTCATAGTTCTTTTGTCTTCATGCATTGGTTTAATTCCGTCGTCATTTGGATAAGAAGGTCATGGGGCTCATGTGCTACTCTAGGACGTGAGTTCATAACCTGGGTCGACACTTCGATGCAGGACGGAAGGactttgcactgttggaggtgtcgaGACACTGAACCAAAATGCATCTGCCCCCTCTGGTGGATGAAAATGGTCCGACGGTGTAAGTTGAAAAAGAGCAGGGATACTTTCCTGCATCTTGGTCAATATTCATCACTCAACCAAAACTTAGATGATCTATTTCACTTGTCTCACTGGAGTTTttcttgtgcaaattggctgtcctGTTTCCTTACACACCCTTTATATTGGTAATTTGTACATGGTGGGCGACACAGCAAGGGCACAGATACAGGAATCCAAAATTCAGCCCCTTAGGCCCGTTGTGTCATTCACTCAGAACGTGATTTAACAACATTTACATTCCAAAAATTATTTCACTTCAgatgtatttaattggctgtaaagagcCAAGGGATGTTCTGCAGTTGTGAAAAGAGCTATTTATTGCTGAATTGTTCTGTCGTGGAAAGAGCATTGACAAAATGACTGCTCCTGTCCACTCTCCAGTTCATGTTTATAAAATACTGCAGTAAGGGTAAGTGAGGGACCTTGGTAAGGGCATAGATATAGAGGAGGCAGTTAAATCCCCCTCAGCCAGCTATCTCAACATAATTTACCCACTTTAGCTCTTAATACTCTTACCCAACAAAAATCTCAACCTTGAAAACAGCCTTCTGAGGAGAAAGTTCTCAGTTTCTCTGTGCTTTGTCTAGATTTTTGCTCTGGCTTTCATTGTGTCTATGCTCACTCTGGATTCCCCCATTGGAGGATATAGTTTCTCAGTATTTTATTTAatattgttcttgggatgtgggctttgctggccaggccagcatttattgcacacccttacttgcccttgggaaggtggtggtgaacatCCTTCTTGAACTACTGTACTTCACGTTGTGTAGGTAGACCTACAATGATgttggggagggtgttccaggattttgatcctgtgacagtgaaggaacagtgacaatATTGTTCCATGCCAGGACATTGTGTGACCTGGAGGGGGACTTGCAAGAGTAGCGTTCCCCCtgtgtttataagagataggatgtataatcatctggaaaggaataatttgattagagatagtcaacacggttttgtgaagggtaggtcgtgcctcacaaaccttagtgagttctttgagaaggtgaccaaacagatggatgagggtaaagctgttgatgtggtgtatatggatttcagtaaagcgtttgataaggttccccacggtaggctactgcagaaaatatggaggcatgggattcagggtgatttagcagtttggatcagaaattggctagctggaagaagacaaagggtggtggttgatgggacatgttcagactggagtccagttactagtggtgtaccacaaggatctgttttggggccactgctgtttgtcatttttataaatgacccggaggagggcgtagaaggatgggtgagtaaatttgcagatgacactaaagtcggtggagttgtggacagtgcggaaggatgttacaagttacagagggacatagatacgctgtagcgctgggctgagaggtggcaaatggagtttaatgtagagaagtgtgaggtgattcattttgaaaggaataacaggaagactgagtactgggctaatggtaagattcttggcagtgtggatgaacagagagatctcggtgtccatgtacatagatccctgaaagttgccacccaggttgagagggttgttaagaaggcgtacaagggattttattggtagagggattgagtttcggagccatgaggtcatgttgcagctgtacaaaactctggtgcggccgcatttggagtattgtgtgcaattctggttgccgcattataggaaggatttggaagcattggaaagggtgcagaggagatttaccagaatgttgcctggtatggagggaagatcttatgaggaaaggctgagggacttgaggctgttttcgttagagagaagaaggttaagaggtgacttaagaaggcgagaatctacactaaattaaaaaaattaagcattagtAACTAAttgaacataattacttaattataatttagaggggtatctaagccagagatcggagagtactatatttaactttcacatttatagtagaaatctagtgctaggaaacagatagttaacagtaaattttttattaaaaaaatgttaacttttaattttaatttactaattaattgacgcaatgtcagttagaggggtgcagtgctctgactgagagatgtggcaggtccgggaggcttccagcgtcccggatggcttcatctgcagaaagtgcacccaactggagctcctcacagaccgcatggttcggttggagcagcaattggatgcactcaggagcatgcaggtggcggaaagcgtcatagatcgcagttatataaatgtggtcacacccaaggtgcaggcagagaaatgggtgaccaccagaaagagcaggcagtcagtgcaggaatcccctgtggttgtccccctctcgaacaggtatacccctttggatactgtcgggggggggggggggggggggggggatagcctatcagggaaaaacagcatCAGCCAGAGcattggcaccacggctggctctgatgttcagaagggagggtcaaagcgcagaagagcaatagtaataggggactctatagtcaggggcacagataggcgcttctgtggacgtgaaagagactccaggatggtatgttgcctccctggtgccagtgtccaggatgtctccgaaaggatagagggcatcctgaagggggagggcaaacaggcagaggtcgttgtacatattggtactaacgacataggcaggaaggggcatgaggtcctgcagcagcagttcagggagctaggcagaaagttaaaagacaggacctctagggttgtaatctcgggattactccctgtgccacgtgccagtgaggctagaaataggaagatagagcagctaaacacgtggctaaacagctggtgtaggagggagggtttccgttatctggaccaatgggagctctttcggggcaggtgtgacctatataagaaggacaggttgcatctaaactggagaggcataaatatcctggccgtgaggtttgctagtgtcacacgggagggtttaaactagtatggcaggggggtgggcatgggagcaataggtcagaaggtgagagcatcgagagagaactagggaatagggacagtgtggctctgaggcagagcagacagggagaagttgctgaacacagcgggtctggtggcctgaagtgcatatgttttaatgcaagaggtattacgggtaaggcagatgaacttggagcttggattagtacttggaactatgatgttgttgccattacagagacctggttgagggaagggcaggattggcagctaaacgttccaggatttagatgtttcaggcgggatagagggggatgtaaaaggggtggcggagttgcgctactggttagggagaatatcacagctgtactacgggaggacacctccgagggcagtgaggctatatgggtagagatcaggaataagcagggtgcagtcacaatgttggaggtttactacaggcctcgcaacagccagtgggagatagaggagcagataggtagaccgattttggaaaagagtaaaaacaacagggttgtggtgatgggagacttcaacttccccaatattgactgggactcacttagtgccaggggcttagacggggcagagtttgtaaggagcatccaggagggcttcttaaaacaatatgtagacagtccaactagggaaggggggtactggacctggtattggggaatgagcccggccaggtggtagatgtttcagtaggggagcatttcgggaaaagtgaccacaattcagtaagttttaaagtgctggtggacaaggataagagtggtcctaggatgaatgtgctaaattgggggaaggctaattataacaatattaggcgggaactgaagaacctagattgggggcggatgtttgagggcaaatcaacatctgacatgtgggaggctttcaggtgtcagttgaaaggaattcaggaccggcatgttcctgtgaggaagaagg
This Scyliorhinus torazame isolate Kashiwa2021f chromosome 11, sScyTor2.1, whole genome shotgun sequence DNA region includes the following protein-coding sequences:
- the LOC140385713 gene encoding uncharacterized protein isoform X1, encoding MPGDAAKDAASLHQEFQPKQRSPDISPDVSCGSSHSMLTPKDQTSPQASPTADTSYLMQLRGGSAWFTGIEQSELPTDGPASDRGRDVAGTLGEKGPADEGTRPQPEGASCDTDVGNSYPESPSAACCTKESLSESESQVAQHKLDVDRERADVFALGSADSTADVPDSGISKMEIPAKNRHLLDGPPATVVDATQDSLEVSASLSLEESEVSSFSTTDTISREEPDGDMQLTDTKADKKAEMTDVERQGDQDLADLETDTSVQLTFIEKDTPCVEKDLDSFKAGNVKPIPLAETLCSAGLPPNVMSSNIKTSLTLELQTISATEAVQPVLIDPLHSLTDKSRAETAKTEPSQTQDQVTTIGHTDIPLYYSEPTKELLEYPTAVEHMCDPDIFFTAPSSPVKTACNAQKYFSYSKISLHEEPIETLESEGSEGIYSPPTSPSGSYRTAEGGSWTSGTPNTSPSCSPNLLAEVETMEVSACYVESLSAFAEELNEDQSEQVLPLAAAPYGIIDEETWTSIEESTEGCLTETQDNLAPLAFDNEKLETSEEDDDEVGQEYTNLKVQDISSVGSRLVEGNDMNQQSYTTDCDINQELRNPQTTWQNATTEDKYCTITLDRKHEDVFSTHPISIPRDDENSKSKHSRESRCSNHGESSYESAEAGPKERVLTFCNENDPIGLGMPILSTEVGESTGHHVAEPFQEPIEEESTMPMESHDNITCYESKHSLTSEFEYLLKGDVSTNHGSNIMGDSTIYAIGNYLLTAETVKDQHAYSKHCDEYTNYAPLASSEELVEDYADAFNEERGMEIKTEMGPDVKFESSISSQPHLQLDESCKEISNALVSFDYDRSFGVEGELERSVPLASEIYIPISQPSSGMYSSIQVDCSSDVSDMASSSEMGTSVLLQSPDKIADTGFGNERMVPAALLSFRGSIIFEAESIEVTSLSTVPPTATEQENVDDGDANDGEHVDDNCDVADDDEDSSVSFLYSLSETSITAGIDESFAFQDTTSESSASASLEGEDERIATEHYVLFSGVTEVQIEGPKDESIDSGSDSEMEMSSSVSSSDSGACEAYCATTMTCSITSLQAEKSNFVDDEEEPPSAEMETQKNWGKEPAYTAIDSKGKTQLLVEVTQQQASACITAPQEATVQTDTLPDDECIPQLSPSVPDEHQQTSLVGSTKDSPGSISEMMLEIDENEPCSVDSDSEDLSSGLSAFEEMTRELAPCEMHSPELESLPTFGQVQSDICDETMTTKELPPTESNSSLAFQLENAHPTKDVNRNELDFELASNLPEGMNKFDDYCYQIAGAWSKDGERKGPSSEMPLNLPVDLGSDPDVPNISSSESNSESNNSVLLSQQSCDAGQYASGKATDSTNVSDHVGEDLVLACEKTDNPCTCVDLTLEDTEKSPCISPFQSDSANINTTGSFVFGSQIVDIHGDDLRSLTPCSNLAPSEDNIVKEHWDSFYTQEFQEVLPSGPAVGYKNVIALGFRDMPLPDHGTSIESLDENIEANEDESLSLSGTEHSKTSTGLNNLSDLTSPEQVVGAPKRNLEEINLAKQHNEPLNIEQEIMNIVPVNTSMKAVSPCEELQVFTGNSIPVSLRSCSSSETEDYDMSSESDLSEHMAPVNDPELTNAFEISKPTCETDRSLLQVSAQQDVASLDDTVRDRPSGSSPQLISRTESSYSEPLLDKPNQEFESQQIEGGTRDRVDPIAIQDHLKVGPEVSVDQTNLSGSQLSSNSFSRNEELQCTISLSQECFDAMRFLAARTENAVSQLKVLDSISEAGTSSLTHSEVQLEEDDDQNEPSGTLTEDADWKVESSDTLQDNDAGKLKDLDTTQKGSTGQAEPLDSLPDNESNQLDLLKLSPRNIDKFLNQRPEEGSNQLKLSCGKSEDYSVCSRVVDTIFRDDCRKLEASNALLEDHSFKSEILDTVVEDFGGQLELANIHPDYVSKLGNDNSQVNISPTLPENDACKSTVLDFAAAYLGDQVEVSNVLAEDSSFKTNTINTMAEGASEGGDVDQSAILGITTECTFPTLVAMDNLQGDYDDQLKLSNSQPGDNADQLEVAKTMLEDGSRVDISDTLQDGHVCKSEATDMKIGQVSEQAGLLSIDKLEVLDTMHDGTVEVILPEDNDYKAAVVDMAVGSDRPVEHYHILPGEKTDEIEDVDALPMEDVSHGIVRSILLEDDTSKLEDVDTLPIVEDSQMKIYDIPSRDIACKSEFNDTVIYQDKLIDESQISDAAECSDILLKKPTWTPEISGDDGSQLEKFGSLLQHDSSEFSDILPRAEACKAEVIDTPGDGKDQTAISDVLFSETPYDLEIIDITSEEDCDDLIDDDYEDDKFTDVSQSSDTGILNMSLPQNFTGEVEFTNSSSEGNVCKLEIVDSMLRDSASDNAVNDSQVTDSMKLNIIDSTLGNNMNTIVNLDKSQGDNDGQISYFSLPPGGDALTLGAEITSANDGGKMELPDTPLREDASQLKIVNLASGVEGGQANISNIPQASNADGLNLDSVTSIDSCHSELSEMSPGQSIGPKEDLSFEQIKNNNQTELPNPALTVSDHKEEICGTASKSLYCNPEISDSARGLNSSTLVLSQSAQRLTSECLTASRSSSDISEFFEQETTADHIMTTGDTQQNKTFVTPDGSDFEKGNAGNRRNYVSVEKPNSEVEEVSEIMPLSNVSEFAPEAELEISNNVPDNSTSGGSRSEGVEICGHPVCSSELVWIASSSPSVCQIAQHNIQDCKADEVTLKCMVVQGEMSMKAPTELGKVGKGPPSHRLDSCQLHESEGLNWPCTHIIPGLEIDSYCSPDINQTVPDAFVVPPNSEQLYSDKKDNRASLETSSQDKKALCLVGSDGEENVDIYQHASLDVSGNNTQDKILGNLHHSEQLSTSGHSLAETPAFDTLLDMSRSPQDRPPPCPCATLSNIPSAFPVTEFGLAPEPICSVLDHSSPDKGPATTSPALANNCFSAVSSSLSCKLTFGHQDQETCSMHAAMAASPRGGNKSHEEFKLSEAMDMDKKSTALQISAQLEQCRRIEHPHSARAEARSLDIETDRRIHHAFSPSDSSSSSENELPFTIPLRDARSRIAPQEDSSKIESNESQISVRQRIHETTSVNKGSCNESDSDDSVPELEEPEIPVPIAGQEQSQLAQAVGIGDEPVSKAKQSRSEKKARKAMSKLGLRQVHGVTRITIRKSKNILFVITKPDVFKSPVSDIYIVFGEAKIEDLSQQAHKAAAEKFKVPIEHATLVPETTPTLTIKEESEEEELDETGLEARDIELVMAQANVSRGKAVRALRHNKNDIVNAIMELTM